A genomic segment from Polyangium mundeleinium encodes:
- a CDS encoding DUF6968 family protein codes for MDILTTRTLRYTDEGGGTEEDVVLTIFVPFEQDDGQWLCVFDFEPPIKPRFMKGCGVDIIQAFVHCLIFARLSFETTRWSRTGHWQGLRDCGLPMNKGPWPDQPPEIPPPEDNPGTLEVFATRRLGCPDETGAATELLLTVFKPYQAEGDTWKCAFAFGPSETAPIRHGTGADFIEAALDGLALARATYESMLPKGWAPASENLLDCDDLPFKIGRSFWTGGPTS; via the coding sequence ATGGACATCCTGACGACACGAACCCTGCGGTACACCGACGAGGGCGGCGGGACCGAGGAGGATGTGGTTCTCACCATCTTCGTGCCCTTCGAACAAGACGATGGGCAATGGTTGTGCGTGTTCGATTTCGAACCGCCCATCAAGCCAAGGTTCATGAAGGGGTGCGGCGTCGACATCATCCAGGCATTCGTCCACTGCCTGATCTTTGCGCGCCTCTCCTTCGAAACCACACGCTGGTCGAGGACCGGCCATTGGCAAGGATTACGCGACTGCGGCTTGCCCATGAACAAGGGTCCCTGGCCGGATCAGCCGCCCGAAATCCCACCACCCGAAGACAACCCCGGAACCCTCGAGGTCTTTGCGACCCGGAGGCTCGGCTGTCCTGACGAAACCGGCGCAGCCACGGAGCTTCTCCTCACCGTTTTCAAGCCCTACCAGGCAGAGGGCGACACGTGGAAATGCGCCTTCGCCTTCGGTCCATCCGAGACCGCGCCCATTCGCCATGGCACCGGAGCGGACTTCATCGAGGCCGCTCTCGACGGGCTCGCCCTGGCGCGAGCGACCTACGAAAGCATGCTGCCGAAGGGCTGGGCTCCGGCGTCGGAAAACCTCCTCGATTGTGATGACCTGCCCTTCAAAATCGGGCGGTCGTTCTGGACGGGTGGGCCGACGTCGTAG
- a CDS encoding phytoene desaturase family protein, whose product MERWDTVVVGSGSGGLTAAVALARAGQRVLVLEQHYLPGGWTHSFALDGYRFSPGVHYIGELGPGQSVRALYEGLGLSSDLVFHELNPDGFDHFVIGGERFDVPRGFDRYFERLVSRFPHERKGLERYFDVVGRIVSDTLRCEDLLASPQGALALPFRGKSLVTWGLRTQRALLDGTVRDPLLRGILAAQSGNHGLPPSRVSLPLHARMITHYYDGGYYPRGGAKRIPSAMIKALRKRGGEIRLRTRVRRILVESGRAAGVELASGERILARAVVSNADPAITFGALLESPHGERERRKIRRMEYSVGLLSVFCATDLDLSAMGLDSGNCWCYRTLDVNGVYERALHALPHGIVEGLFLTVTTLKDPGHAPKGHHTLELFTFVPYEPFERWAGNAAARPAGYHDLKERLGDAMIAAAERVIPGLGKNLTFRAVGTPLTNDFYCETHRGASYGTAKIPAQLGPFSFPIRSSVPGLYSVGASTLSHGVAGAATSGLFAARDILGLRRIEDLLAPSDGSLQVVLASDVAPASGPRRPAHAAPPEDDAEDALAS is encoded by the coding sequence ATGGAGCGCTGGGACACGGTCGTCGTTGGATCGGGTTCGGGGGGACTCACGGCCGCGGTCGCGCTCGCGCGGGCGGGGCAGCGCGTCCTCGTCCTCGAACAGCATTATTTGCCGGGCGGCTGGACGCACAGCTTCGCGCTCGACGGATATCGGTTCAGCCCGGGCGTCCATTACATCGGCGAACTCGGCCCAGGCCAGTCCGTCCGGGCGTTGTACGAGGGCCTCGGCCTCTCCTCGGACCTCGTCTTCCACGAACTCAACCCAGACGGCTTCGACCATTTCGTCATCGGCGGCGAGCGCTTCGACGTCCCGCGTGGCTTCGATCGCTACTTCGAGCGCCTCGTCTCCCGCTTCCCCCACGAGCGCAAAGGGCTCGAACGATACTTCGACGTCGTCGGCCGTATCGTCTCCGACACGCTCCGCTGCGAGGATCTCCTCGCCTCGCCACAAGGCGCGCTCGCGCTCCCGTTTCGCGGAAAAAGCCTCGTCACCTGGGGCCTCCGCACCCAGCGCGCCCTCCTCGACGGCACTGTTCGCGACCCGCTCCTCCGGGGCATCCTCGCCGCGCAATCGGGCAACCATGGGTTGCCTCCCTCGCGCGTCTCGCTCCCCCTCCATGCCCGCATGATCACCCATTACTACGACGGCGGGTATTATCCGCGCGGCGGCGCCAAGCGCATTCCGTCGGCCATGATCAAGGCCCTCCGCAAGCGCGGCGGCGAGATCCGCCTCCGCACCCGCGTCCGCCGCATCCTCGTCGAATCCGGCCGCGCGGCCGGCGTCGAGCTCGCCTCGGGCGAGCGTATCCTCGCCCGCGCCGTCGTCTCCAATGCCGACCCCGCGATCACCTTCGGCGCGCTCCTCGAATCGCCGCACGGCGAGCGCGAGCGCCGGAAGATCCGCCGCATGGAATACTCCGTCGGCCTGCTCAGCGTCTTCTGCGCCACCGACCTCGACCTCTCCGCGATGGGCCTCGATTCGGGCAATTGCTGGTGTTATCGCACCCTCGACGTGAACGGCGTCTACGAACGCGCCCTCCACGCGCTCCCCCACGGAATCGTCGAGGGCCTCTTCCTCACGGTCACCACCTTGAAGGACCCCGGCCACGCGCCGAAGGGCCACCATACCCTGGAGCTCTTCACGTTCGTCCCCTACGAACCCTTCGAACGCTGGGCCGGCAACGCCGCGGCGCGGCCCGCGGGATACCACGACCTCAAGGAGCGGCTCGGCGACGCCATGATCGCCGCGGCCGAGCGCGTGATTCCGGGGCTCGGCAAGAACCTCACCTTCCGCGCCGTGGGCACGCCCCTCACGAACGATTTTTATTGCGAGACCCACCGCGGCGCGAGTTATGGCACGGCGAAGATCCCCGCCCAGCTCGGCCCCTTTTCGTTCCCCATTCGATCGAGCGTCCCCGGGCTCTACAGCGTCGGCGCGAGCACGCTCAGCCACGGCGTCGCGGGCGCGGCCACGTCCGGCCTCTTCGCGGCGCGGGACATCCTCGGCCTCCGGCGCATCGAGGACCTCCTCGCCCCGTCCGACGGCTCGCTCCAGGTCGTCCTGGCCAGCGACGTCGCGCCCGCCTCCGGGCCCCGCAGGCCCGCACATGCCGCGCCTCCCGAGGACGACGCCGAGGACGCGCTCGCCTCCTGA
- a CDS encoding DUF58 domain-containing protein: MAELRPSQRSGTDGIPIDWGSLAPLRLRARTLAEGVYAGGHRSVRKGPGVEFGGHRPYVPGDDLRFFDRRALLRHDRMMVREFETETDRALWLCVDATASMAYRSSRAPGAKLAYGALVAAALARVALSTGDPVGLAWIGGRGTMPLPASSGREAFDRVAGALEGAAAAGDASADEAAMERALAPVARRARRGAVIVLVSDFVDLPERALSAFTALGAGGRSLVAVRVLDPNEADLGFSGHVRLRASEGDVVVETDAEEVRAVYRERIAGIAEHWSKELSARGGRWVEATTDKPPADVVREVVRAVAEARA; encoded by the coding sequence ATGGCCGAGCTTCGCCCCTCGCAGCGCTCCGGAACGGACGGGATCCCCATCGACTGGGGTAGCCTCGCGCCGCTGCGCCTGCGGGCCCGAACGCTGGCCGAAGGCGTCTACGCCGGCGGGCACCGGAGCGTGCGCAAAGGGCCAGGCGTGGAGTTCGGCGGGCACCGGCCTTACGTGCCCGGCGACGATCTCCGGTTCTTCGACCGGCGCGCGCTGCTGCGGCACGACCGGATGATGGTGCGCGAGTTCGAGACGGAGACGGATCGCGCGCTCTGGCTGTGCGTGGACGCGACGGCGTCGATGGCCTACCGGAGCAGCCGGGCCCCGGGCGCGAAGCTCGCCTACGGGGCGCTCGTGGCCGCAGCGCTGGCGCGCGTGGCGCTGTCGACGGGGGATCCCGTGGGGCTCGCGTGGATCGGCGGGCGGGGGACCATGCCGCTGCCGGCGTCGAGCGGGCGCGAGGCGTTCGACCGGGTCGCAGGGGCGCTCGAAGGGGCCGCGGCGGCAGGCGACGCGAGCGCGGACGAGGCGGCCATGGAGCGCGCCCTCGCCCCCGTGGCGCGGCGCGCGCGGCGCGGCGCGGTGATCGTGCTGGTGAGCGATTTCGTGGACCTGCCGGAGCGGGCGCTCTCGGCGTTCACGGCGCTCGGGGCCGGCGGGCGCTCGCTCGTCGCGGTGCGGGTGCTCGATCCCAACGAGGCAGATCTCGGCTTCTCCGGGCACGTGCGGCTCCGCGCGAGCGAGGGCGACGTGGTCGTCGAGACGGACGCCGAGGAGGTGCGCGCGGTGTATCGCGAGCGGATCGCGGGGATCGCCGAGCACTGGTCGAAGGAGCTGTCCGCGCGGGGC
- a CDS encoding histone deacetylase family protein, with the protein MRVFFCDHVEVPLPPGHRFPMAKYARLRERLLSALLLDPTDLQPSTPASITDLARVHAPHYLEGLLSGTLDPRILRAIGFPWSDALVRRSRASVSGTLCAGRAALEDGISGNLAGGTHHAFADRGAGFCVFNDIAVACRTLLDAGDVRRVLVLDLDVHQGDGTASLFGNEPRVYTASIHGEKNFPFHKQQSDLDLALPDQTGDDEYLAALEPFLARAFAESNPDLVFFQGGVDALAADKLGRLGMTAAGMRRRDERVLGEARRRGIPIALTLGGGYTDPIDATLAAHVGTYAVAREVFG; encoded by the coding sequence GTGCGCGTGTTCTTCTGCGATCACGTGGAGGTCCCGCTTCCGCCTGGGCATCGCTTCCCGATGGCGAAGTACGCACGCCTGCGCGAGCGCCTGCTTTCAGCGCTCCTGCTCGATCCGACGGACCTCCAGCCTTCCACGCCCGCCTCGATCACCGACCTCGCGCGTGTCCACGCGCCGCACTACCTCGAAGGCTTGCTCTCGGGCACGCTCGACCCCCGCATCTTGCGCGCCATTGGGTTTCCCTGGTCCGACGCCCTCGTGCGCAGGTCGCGCGCCAGCGTCTCGGGCACCCTCTGCGCCGGCCGCGCGGCCCTGGAAGACGGCATTTCGGGAAACCTCGCCGGCGGCACGCACCACGCCTTCGCGGATCGCGGCGCTGGATTCTGTGTCTTCAACGACATCGCCGTTGCCTGCCGCACCTTGCTCGACGCGGGCGACGTCCGCCGTGTGCTCGTCCTCGACCTCGACGTCCACCAGGGCGACGGCACCGCCTCCCTTTTCGGAAACGAGCCCCGCGTGTATACGGCCTCGATCCACGGCGAAAAGAATTTCCCTTTTCACAAGCAGCAGAGCGACCTCGACCTCGCGCTCCCGGACCAGACGGGCGACGACGAATACCTCGCCGCGCTCGAACCTTTTCTCGCCCGCGCCTTCGCCGAATCGAACCCCGATTTGGTTTTTTTCCAGGGCGGCGTGGACGCCCTCGCGGCGGACAAACTGGGCCGGCTCGGCATGACGGCGGCGGGCATGCGCAGGCGGGACGAGCGTGTCCTCGGCGAGGCGCGCCGCCGCGGCATTCCGATCGCGCTCACCCTGGGCGGTGGATATACCGATCCCATCGACGCGACCCTCGCCGCGCACGTCGGGACGTATGCGGTCGCCCGTGAGGTCTTCGGATGA
- a CDS encoding RNA polymerase sigma factor, which produces MTPRSQSTDFPAAIAALVPDIRQLVMGALRRQGADPDLAEELIQEIVITLLGSASTYRPELGALRPWAHGVAMNVVKNRRRSRVGFKGGERSTSTRAAGPFQAPPYGRFSSPARARCRLPWRALAFTFLRSTWRRRRRRRTQRPSPFRRSPLPPNAARRRLLRLAARPGLGSFFTSRALRPETKGVRPGNGRPCSMRRAACTMRG; this is translated from the coding sequence ATGACGCCTCGTTCGCAGTCGACCGACTTCCCCGCGGCCATTGCGGCCCTCGTCCCGGACATTCGCCAGCTCGTCATGGGTGCATTGCGGCGCCAGGGGGCGGATCCGGACCTCGCCGAGGAGCTGATTCAGGAGATCGTCATCACGCTCCTCGGTAGCGCGTCGACCTATCGTCCCGAGCTCGGCGCGCTCCGGCCGTGGGCGCATGGCGTCGCGATGAATGTGGTGAAGAACCGCCGCCGGAGCCGCGTCGGCTTCAAGGGTGGCGAACGCTCCACGAGCACACGTGCCGCTGGGCCCTTCCAAGCACCGCCCTATGGGCGTTTCTCCTCGCCGGCGCGCGCCCGGTGCCGCCTTCCCTGGCGCGCGCTGGCCTTCACGTTCCTGCGGTCCACGTGGCGGCGCAGGCGGAGACGCCGCACGCAGAGGCCCTCGCCCTTCCGGCGCTCTCCCTTGCCACCGAACGCCGCACGCCGACGCCTCCTTCGCCTCGCCGCGAGGCCCGGCCTCGGCTCCTTTTTCACATCCAGGGCATTACGCCCGGAGACGAAGGGGGTTCGTCCCGGTAATGGACGGCCTTGCAGCATGCGTCGCGCCGCGTGTACCATGCGGGGATGA